The following coding sequences lie in one Xiphias gladius isolate SHS-SW01 ecotype Sanya breed wild chromosome 24, ASM1685928v1, whole genome shotgun sequence genomic window:
- the zdhhc3b gene encoding LOW QUALITY PROTEIN: palmitoyltransferase ZDHHC3 (The sequence of the model RefSeq protein was modified relative to this genomic sequence to represent the inferred CDS: inserted 1 base in 1 codon), whose translation MKSPAHRTRDIERQAGYLKPEHCAPPPLRTSSDTMWFIRDGCGIVCGIITWFLVFYAEFVVVFVMLLPAKNVAYSLFNGVLFNGLAFLALASHARAMCTDPGAVPKGNATKEFIESLQLKPGQVVYKCPKCCSIKPDRAHHCSVCKRCIKKMDHHCPWVNNCVGENNQKYFVLFTMYIALISFHALVMVAFHFVLCFEEDWTKCSNFSPPATVILLILLCFEGLLFLIFTAVMFGTQVHSICTDETGIEQLXKEERRWAKKSKWMNMKVVFGHPFSVAWLSPFATPDHGKAEVYQYIV comes from the exons ATGAAGAGCCCGGCGCACCGCACCAGGGACATCGAGCGGCAAGCTGGCTACCTGAAGCCCGAGCACTGCGCCCCTCCCCCGCTCCGCACCAGCTCCGACACCATGTGGTTCATCCGCGACGGCTGCGGCATCGTGTGCGGCATCATCACCTGGTTCCTGGTCTTCTACGCCGAGTTTGTGGTGGTGTTCGTCATGCTGCTGCCTGCCAAGAACGTGGCCTATAGCCTCTTCAACGGGGTGCTCTTCAACGGACTCGCCTTCCTCGCACTCGCCTCTCACGCCAGGGCTATGTGCACAGACCCG GGAGCCGTGCCTAAAGGGAACGCTACCAAAGAATTCATCGAAAGCCTGCAGCTCAAACCAGGACAGGTGGTGTACAAATGTCCCAAGTGCTGCAGCATCAAGCCTGACAGAGCTCACCACTGCAG TGTGTGTAAACGCTGCATCAAAAAGATGGACCACCACTGTCCCTGGGTGAACAACTGTGTCGGCGAGAACAACCAGAAATACTTTGTGCTCTTCACA atgtACATTGCACTAATATCCTTCCATGCACTAGTCATGGTGGCTTTCcattttgtgctctgttttgaaGAAGACTGGACAA AGTGCAGTAACTTCTCTCCACCAGCAACcgtcatcctcctcatcctcctctgctttGAGGGCCTCCTCTTTTTGATCTTCACTGCAGTCATGTTTGGGACTCAGGTTCACTCCATTTGTACCGATGAGACG GGTATTGAGCAgc aaaaagaggagagaagatggGCCAAAAAGTCTAAATGGATGAATATGAAAGTGGTGTTTGGCCATCCGTTCTCTGTAGCCTGGCTGAGCCCGTTCGCAACACCCGACCACGGCAAGGCGGAGGTGTACCAGTACATCGTGTGA
- the exosc7 gene encoding exosome complex component RRP42: MATVQVSEAEKVYILHGIRDDLRVDGRGCEDYRHMEVETDVVSNTDGSAKVSLGHTAVLVGIKAEIGKPRPMVPNEGYLEFFVDCSANATPEFEGRGGEELGTELNNTLYKVFNNKHSVDLRGLCISAGEHCWVLYVDVLLLQCDGNLYDAISIAIKAALFNTKIPRVHISADDEGGKEIELSDDPYDCMRLNVENVPCIVTLCKVGHRHVVDATLQEKACSVASLIISVTHKGTVTGVRKVGGGSLDPESIFEMTEAGKRVGKALHAPLMKLLQQEESLGKKRQKVGFLG; this comes from the exons ATGGCAACAGTTCAAGTCAGCGAGGCTGaaaaagtgtacattttacaCGGTATACGG GATGATCTGCGAGTGGACGGGAGAGGCTGCGAGGACTACAGACACATGGAAGTAGAGACTGATGTGGTGTCCAACACAGACGGATCAGCCAAAGTCTCACTG GGCCACACAGCGGTTCTGGTTGGCATTAAGGCTGAAATAGGAAAACCAAGGCCCATGGTGCCGAATGAAGGTTATCTGGAGTTCTTCGTTGACTG TTCGGCCAATGCGACCCCTGAATTTGAGGGCAGAGGAGGTGAGGAGCTGGGGACGGAGCTGAACAACACCCTCTACAAAGTctttaacaacaaacacagtGTGGACCTGAGGGGCCTCTGTATCAGTGCTGGGGAACACTGCTGGGTGCTCTATGTGGATGTGCTG CTCCTGCAGTGTGATGGGAACTTGTACGATGCCATCTCAATCGCTATCAAGGCAGCTCTCTTCAACACGAA AATTCCCAGAGTGCATATATCAGCGGATGAcgaaggaggaaaggaaatcGAGCTGTCAGATGACCCGTACGACTGTATGAGACTTAATGTAGAGAACGTCCCCTGTATAGTGACCTTGTGCAAG GTGGGCCACAGGCACGTGGTGGACGCGACCCTGCAGGAGAAGGCTTGCTCTGTGGCGAGCCTGATCATCTCCGTCACGCACAAGGGCACGGTCACCGGCGTGCGGAAGGTGGGCGGAGGCAGCCTGGACCCAGAGAGCATCTTTGAAATGACAGAG GCAGGTAAACGGGTCGGGAAAGCTCTTCACGCTCCGCTCATGAAACTGCTGCAACAGGAGGAGAGTTTgggaaagaagagacagaaagttGGCTTCCTTGGTTGA
- the LOC120786300 gene encoding tetranectin-like: MEFKGVCVLLGVLLLVNCSFQQTPAKKKPVKKETTKDAAIKELQKQINDILQELNLLKEKQALQTVCLKGIKIHSKCFLADPVKKRYHDASEDCNAQGGVLSLPTSSNQNDQLRDYIRQSVGPDEQIWLGINDIVTEGTWIDQTGVTITYKNWDTSNSRSPQPDGGQSQNCAVLSGASSGKWFDENCREEKPSVCQFNIV; encoded by the exons ATGGAGTTcaaaggagtgtgtgtgctgctggGAGTACTACTGCTGGTGAACTGCTCGTTTCAGCAGACTCCAGCGAAGAAGAAGCCAGTGAAGAAAG AAACGACAAAGGATGCTGCCATCAAGGAGCTGCAGAAACAGATCAACGACATTCTCCAGGAGCTCAACCTTCTGAAGGAAAAACAGGCCCTGCAGACAG tCTGTTTGAAAGGCATAAAGATTCATAGTAAGTGTTTCTTGGCTGACCCCGTGAAGAAGCGCTATCACGATGCCAGCGAAGACTGTAACGCCCAGGGCGGCGTCCTCAGTTTGCCCACATCCAGCAATCAGAATGACCAGCTCAGAGACTACATCCGCCAGAGCGTCGGCCCGGACGAGCAGATCTGGCTGGGCATCAACGACATAGTGACTGAGGGCACCTGGATCGACCAGACCGGCGTCACCATCACATACAAAAACTGGGACACGTCCAATTCCCGGTCCCCTCAGCCGGACGGCGGCCAGTCCCAGAACTGTGCCGTCCTGTCCGGGGCCTCCAGTGGGAAGTGGTTTGACGAGAACTGTCGTGAGGAGAAGCCCTCTGTCTGCCAGTTCAACATTGTTTGA